One segment of Niabella beijingensis DNA contains the following:
- the metH gene encoding methionine synthase, whose product MAASTTIHSYLSLSGLEPLVVRPETNFINVGERTNVTGSKKFARLIRENKYEEALSVARQQVENGAQVIDVNMDDALLDGVQAMNTFINLVQSEPDIAKVPLMIDSSKFEIIQAGLKCVQGKCIVNSISMKEGVEKFIEQAIICKSFGAAVVVMAFDEQGQADTKERKVQICHRAYKILTEQVGIPPQDIIFDPNIFAIATGLEEHNNYGVDFIEAVKEIKQLMPEVSISGGVSNLSFSFRGNEPVREAMHAVFLYYAISAGMNMGIVNAGQLAVYDEIEPQLRQLCEDVILNRNNENNEATEKLLAFAETVKASGKTEKKDLAWRTTPVEERLKHALVNGITDYIDTDTEEARLKYPRPLDVIEGPLMAGMDVVGDLFGSGKMFLPQVVKSARVMKKSVAWLTPFIEEEKLANPDINDDAAPTILLATVKGDVHDIGKNIVGVVLACNGYKIIDMGVMVPTDKILDTAEKEKADIIGLSGLITPSLDEMVNVAHEMQRRNMSQPLLIGGATTSRMHTAVKIAPQFDKGVVHVLDASRSVTVAGSLLSPEQKPQFLENIKTEYIKLAEDFASKRKVKEFLPFSTAQQNKAGIDWTGFQPVQPSFTGVRTFRDYDLSEIRKYIDWQPFFISWELHGKFPQILEDPVVGKEATKLYHDANKMLDQIIAEQWLTAQGAAGFWPVTKTADDTVLVQQTGGGSTALQFLRQQIKKAAGQPNLSLADFICPGPATDYIGAFSVTIHGIEPHLERFIAQNDDYSKINLQALSDRFAEAFAELLHEKVRKELWGYIKEEELSNEELIQEKYQGIRPAPGYPACPDHTEKYKLFELLGGEAATGIHLTESLAMYPASSVCGWYFSHPESKYFGVGKIQEDQFLDYVQRKEMPEDELRRWLRPVLE is encoded by the coding sequence ATGGCAGCAAGTACAACAATTCATTCTTATTTAAGTCTTTCCGGGCTGGAACCACTGGTAGTACGACCGGAAACCAATTTTATCAATGTAGGGGAACGGACCAATGTGACCGGTTCCAAGAAGTTTGCGCGGCTGATCCGTGAGAACAAATACGAAGAAGCGCTGAGTGTGGCCCGGCAGCAGGTGGAGAACGGGGCACAGGTGATCGATGTGAACATGGACGATGCGCTGCTGGATGGGGTGCAGGCCATGAACACGTTTATTAACCTGGTGCAGAGTGAACCGGATATTGCAAAAGTGCCCCTGATGATCGATTCGTCAAAGTTTGAGATCATCCAGGCCGGACTTAAATGCGTACAGGGCAAGTGCATTGTAAACTCCATCTCCATGAAAGAGGGCGTGGAAAAATTTATTGAACAGGCCATCATCTGCAAGAGCTTCGGGGCAGCAGTAGTGGTGATGGCGTTTGATGAACAGGGGCAGGCGGATACCAAAGAGCGGAAGGTGCAGATCTGCCACCGCGCCTATAAAATTCTTACAGAACAGGTAGGCATTCCGCCGCAGGACATCATTTTTGATCCGAATATTTTTGCGATCGCAACCGGACTGGAAGAACACAATAATTACGGCGTGGATTTTATTGAAGCCGTAAAGGAGATCAAACAACTGATGCCGGAAGTAAGCATCAGCGGTGGTGTCAGCAACCTTTCTTTTTCCTTCCGCGGTAATGAACCCGTACGGGAAGCGATGCATGCGGTATTCCTGTATTATGCCATCAGCGCCGGAATGAATATGGGTATTGTGAACGCAGGACAGCTGGCGGTTTATGATGAAATAGAACCACAGCTGCGGCAGCTGTGTGAGGATGTGATCCTGAACCGGAACAATGAAAACAACGAGGCTACAGAAAAATTACTGGCCTTCGCCGAAACGGTAAAGGCCTCGGGGAAAACAGAAAAGAAAGACCTTGCATGGAGAACGACACCGGTGGAAGAACGGCTGAAACATGCGCTGGTAAATGGTATTACAGATTATATCGATACCGATACCGAAGAGGCCCGGCTGAAGTATCCCCGTCCGCTGGATGTGATCGAGGGGCCGCTGATGGCGGGCATGGATGTGGTAGGTGACCTGTTCGGTTCGGGCAAGATGTTTCTGCCGCAAGTGGTAAAAAGCGCGCGGGTAATGAAAAAAAGTGTGGCCTGGCTGACGCCTTTTATTGAAGAAGAAAAGCTGGCCAATCCCGATATCAACGACGATGCTGCTCCCACCATTCTCCTGGCTACTGTTAAGGGAGATGTGCATGATATCGGTAAAAATATTGTTGGGGTGGTACTGGCCTGTAACGGGTACAAGATCATTGATATGGGGGTGATGGTGCCTACCGATAAGATACTGGATACCGCGGAGAAAGAAAAGGCGGATATCATCGGGCTGAGCGGACTGATCACGCCTTCGCTGGATGAAATGGTGAACGTGGCCCATGAGATGCAGCGCCGTAATATGTCGCAGCCGCTGCTGATCGGCGGTGCTACCACATCGCGTATGCACACAGCGGTTAAGATCGCGCCGCAATTCGACAAAGGGGTAGTGCATGTGCTGGATGCTTCACGCAGTGTTACCGTAGCCGGCTCCCTGCTGAGCCCGGAACAGAAACCACAGTTCCTGGAAAATATTAAAACGGAATATATAAAGCTGGCGGAGGATTTTGCCAGTAAGCGAAAAGTAAAGGAATTCCTGCCCTTTAGCACTGCACAGCAAAACAAAGCGGGTATCGACTGGACCGGTTTTCAGCCGGTACAGCCTTCTTTTACCGGGGTGCGCACGTTCAGGGACTATGATCTGTCGGAAATAAGAAAGTATATCGACTGGCAGCCGTTCTTTATTTCATGGGAGCTGCACGGGAAATTTCCGCAGATACTCGAAGATCCGGTGGTGGGAAAGGAAGCCACGAAATTATACCACGATGCGAATAAGATGCTGGATCAGATCATTGCAGAACAGTGGCTGACCGCCCAGGGTGCGGCCGGGTTCTGGCCGGTAACAAAAACAGCAGATGATACTGTGCTGGTGCAGCAGACCGGTGGCGGGTCCACCGCGCTTCAGTTCCTGCGGCAGCAGATAAAAAAAGCAGCCGGGCAACCCAATTTAAGTCTTGCAGATTTTATTTGCCCGGGTCCGGCGACCGATTACATCGGCGCCTTCTCCGTAACCATACACGGTATAGAGCCGCACCTGGAGCGGTTTATAGCGCAGAATGATGATTACAGCAAGATCAACCTGCAGGCGTTGTCGGACCGTTTCGCCGAGGCCTTTGCTGAATTATTGCATGAAAAAGTACGCAAGGAACTGTGGGGATATATAAAAGAAGAGGAGCTCTCCAATGAGGAGCTGATCCAGGAAAAATACCAGGGGATACGCCCGGCACCGGGGTACCCGGCATGTCCGGACCACACGGAAAAATACAAACTGTTTGAACTGCTGGGCGGGGAAGCAGCTACCGGCATCCACCTTACCGAATCCCTGGCGATGTACCCGGCTTCTTCGGTTTGCGGCTGGTATTTCAGTCACCCGGAAAGCAAATACTTCGGGGTTGGAAAGATCCAGGAAGACCAGTTCCTGGATTACGTACAGCGAAAG